The DNA segment AAGAATCTCATGACCACTCCACATCGTCGCTTCAACCCATTAAAACTATTGAAAATGTCAAGGAAATCCTAAATTGAAACCTTCAGTTATtagttaataaatttgtaattggaATAGatccaaaataattatcttaaattataaaaagaagtctaatgataataatgttaatgtatattagaaagataattttgtacttacaatactaataaaacataacataaatgtttttaacttaaatatttttccccCATCgaccatttatttataaatgctgtattaaatttttataaaaagtaaaaagagtCCTAGAAGAATAATGTTAAACATGGGGTTggtttactaataaattatataagcaAGATAAAATGTCACACAAATTGATATTACAATACAACAGCCGCGCATACGTACAGAACGCTGGAGCTTTAGCTGAGAGGCACTTAGCGAGAGTGGGGCTCACGCTCCATGTCAAATAAACATCCTACACAAATTTAAACATcactattttattgaaaaaattaaaatacaaaataccaaaCTAAACAATCAAGTCTCGGTGAGACTACACCCAATgaggaataaatttataatattcaagaaATGCTAATGGATTATATAACATGTTTATAGCACAAAAAATTCCAATGGCCCTCGGGAGGCGCGCGGGTGGTGCGCGATCACCCCCGACCACATGTGATAAGGCATTTATGCTTATTCTTTATAGATATTCTATAAAATGTACAAGTACCAATAGTGAAAATGTAGCCACACGAATACTGAATGAGTGTGCGTGCAACGCGCGCCGCGACATCGCGTCAGCTGTCAGTATCGGAAGGAAGCACTGTGTGGCCGACGTCGCGACTGCAGAGTCCGAGTCGTTTCAACTTAAGTGTCAGACTGTATGCGAACGATTCATAAATCAGAGTTCTCCCGAGCACGACAACGGCACACTTACAGCAGAGAACACCtagtcttcttcttcttcttgacCTGGAGCGCGGCGCGGGTCGCCGTCTCGAATACCTCGCGCACGCCCTCCTTGCTCTTGGCCGAGCACTCTAGGTACGCGAACGCGTTTATCTTCTCGGCCATGGCGCGGCCTTCCTGCGGCTTCACCGGCTCCTGTTTCATCTTGCGTAGCTCGTTGATGGTGGCCGGGTCGTTGCGCAGATCCTTTTTGTTACCCACCAGGATGATGGGCACGTTAGGGCAGAAGTGCTTTACCTCGGGCGTCCACTTCTCCGGGATGTTCTCGAGCGAGTCGGGCGAGTCCACCGAGAAGCACATCAGGATCACGTCAGTGTCGGGGTACGACAGTGGCCGCAGCCGGTCGTAGTCCTCCTGGCCGGCCGTGTCCCACAGGGCCAGCTCCACCTGTTTGCCATCCACCTCGATGTCGGCGACGTAGTTCTCAAACACTGTCGGCACGTACACTTCCGGGAACTGATCCTTGCTGAACACGATTAGCAGACATGTTTTACCACACGCACCGTCACCGACGATCACTAACTTTTTGCGTATCGCAGCCATTGGTCCTGTGAAACAATACAACGCAAATAATTACGATAGTGTCTAGCGTCAACGCCTTTCATGACTTATAAATATGGCCGCCGTATAGGATTATGGGTAGGGAGTAGTCAGACAAGCCCTCAAATGTGAATAAGCACCTGAACTAGCGGAAGAAGAGCACCACCACATAGTACCCTCACATGCGAgggtgttatttattatattttgtagataCCTGAAGATTCTGGCTAATTTCTGCAGAATATTGGCTTATCGACACTTTTTTAATCGTCTTTGCTCATCACAAGCACTTTCGTTCATAAGTCACAAATGTTGCTATGCTTGAAAATGTATctgtttaaaaagttatataaacatatttattttatcttaatagaagtttttattttctctttttagttaacttaaacataaaatagccTTAACTTTgcttatattcatttaaatccTATATTTTAAGCGtaacacatttaattaaatatttgttttgaatttttttattaccatatgaaaatattttaagattgtGACATTAGGTCAGTTCGGAtacacaacaaattatttttagttca comes from the Manduca sexta isolate Smith_Timp_Sample1 chromosome 16, JHU_Msex_v1.0, whole genome shotgun sequence genome and includes:
- the LOC115444587 gene encoding ras-like GTP-binding protein Rho1 isoform X1 — translated: MWWCSSSASSGPMAAIRKKLVIVGDGACGKTCLLIVFSKDQFPEVYVPTVFENYVADIEVDGKQVELALWDTAGQEDYDRLRPLSYPDTDVILMCFSVDSPDSLENIPEKWTPEVKHFCPNVPIILVGNKKDLRNDPATINELRKMKQEPVKPQEGRAMAEKINAFAYLECSAKSKEGVREVFETATRAALQVKKKKKTRCSLL
- the LOC115444587 gene encoding ras-like GTP-binding protein Rho1 isoform X2 — its product is MAAIRKKLVIVGDGACGKTCLLIVFSKDQFPEVYVPTVFENYVADIEVDGKQVELALWDTAGQEDYDRLRPLSYPDTDVILMCFSVDSPDSLENIPEKWTPEVKHFCPNVPIILVGNKKDLRNDPATINELRKMKQEPVKPQEGRAMAEKINAFAYLECSAKSKEGVREVFETATRAALQVKKKKKTRCSLL